Proteins encoded within one genomic window of Dermatophilus congolensis:
- the rpsM gene encoding 30S ribosomal protein S13 produces MARLVGVDLPREKRVEIALTYIFGVGRTRAKEAIAATEIDPSTRVKDLDEQQLVALRDFLEGNYKLEGDLRREVAADIRRKVEIGSYQGLRHRRGLPVHGQRTKTNARTRKGPKRTVAGKKKAGR; encoded by the coding sequence ATGGCACGTCTTGTTGGAGTTGACCTCCCGCGCGAAAAGCGCGTTGAGATCGCTCTTACCTACATCTTCGGTGTGGGGCGTACCCGCGCGAAGGAAGCTATCGCAGCGACGGAGATTGACCCGTCCACGCGTGTCAAGGACCTAGACGAGCAGCAGCTTGTTGCTCTGCGTGACTTCCTCGAGGGCAACTACAAGCTCGAAGGTGACCTTCGCCGTGAGGTGGCCGCTGACATTCGCCGCAAGGTTGAAATTGGCAGCTACCAGGGTCTGCGTCACCGTCGTGGCCTGCCCGTGCACGGCCAGCGCACCAAGACCAACGCGCGTACCCGTAAGGGTCCCAAGCGCACCGTTGCTGGCAAGAAGAAGGCCGGCCGCTGA
- a CDS encoding carbonic anhydrase, with the protein MAVSSPSQSAEFVSGSALEGVTHRSNLTIRSVPVAASPVASFAELMSGNIRYVSDHADSPRRGQQRRSATVSSQNPFAVVFGCADSRVPAEILFDQGLGDLFVIRTAGHVVGPSELGSLEYAVGHLNTPLIAVLAHDSCGAVQAAIDCASSGQMPDDHVRDVLERIVPNVNAARSRGESATADIERSHARAVMSLIPERSPLIADRIAQGRLAIVALKYQLSDGTARVLDTIGPLGAR; encoded by the coding sequence ATGGCTGTCTCTTCGCCCTCCCAGTCTGCTGAGTTTGTTTCTGGTTCCGCTCTGGAAGGTGTCACTCATAGGTCGAATCTGACTATTCGGTCGGTTCCGGTGGCGGCTTCTCCGGTGGCCTCGTTTGCGGAGCTGATGTCGGGAAATATTCGGTATGTCTCTGATCATGCGGATAGTCCCAGGCGAGGTCAGCAGCGCCGGTCGGCAACGGTTTCTAGCCAGAATCCTTTCGCGGTTGTTTTTGGGTGCGCGGATTCACGTGTTCCTGCTGAGATTTTGTTTGATCAGGGTTTGGGTGACTTGTTTGTTATCCGTACGGCAGGTCACGTGGTGGGGCCTTCGGAGTTGGGGTCGTTGGAGTATGCGGTGGGGCATTTGAATACTCCGTTGATTGCGGTGTTGGCGCATGATTCGTGTGGGGCGGTGCAGGCGGCCATTGACTGTGCCTCGAGTGGGCAGATGCCTGATGATCATGTGCGTGATGTTTTGGAGCGGATTGTTCCGAATGTCAACGCGGCTAGGAGTCGTGGGGAGAGCGCTACGGCCGACATTGAGCGCTCGCATGCGCGGGCTGTTATGTCGTTGATTCCGGAGCGTTCTCCGTTGATTGCTGATCGTATTGCGCAGGGGCGTTTGGCGATTGTGGCGTTGAAGTATCAGTTGAGTGATGGGACTGCCCGGGTGTTGGACACTATTGGTCCTCTTGGTGCGCGTTGA
- a CDS encoding carbonic anhydrase, whose amino-acid sequence MAGSTRPHTPTAAWRAISAGNERFVQGKPLHPNQGAERRFELTGGQQPFATIFGCSDSRVAAEVIFDRGLGDLFVIRTAGHVAGPTEIGSLEYGSEILGIPLIIVLGHDSCGAVSSAITAFETGQMPHGFVRDLVERVTPSVNAAYRKGATSADEIEAEHVRATVHLLRQRSRPIAKRIENGSLAIVGLVYKLSDGAAQVLEVAGRIDGLESSE is encoded by the coding sequence ATGGCGGGTTCGACGCGTCCGCATACTCCGACTGCTGCGTGGCGTGCAATTTCTGCTGGAAATGAGCGGTTTGTGCAGGGGAAGCCTCTTCACCCTAATCAGGGGGCAGAGAGGCGTTTTGAGTTAACTGGTGGTCAGCAGCCGTTTGCGACGATTTTTGGTTGTTCTGATTCTCGCGTGGCTGCTGAAGTGATTTTTGATCGTGGTTTGGGTGATCTTTTCGTTATTCGCACAGCGGGGCATGTGGCGGGCCCTACGGAGATTGGCTCTTTGGAGTACGGGTCAGAGATTTTGGGGATCCCGTTAATCATTGTGCTTGGGCATGATTCGTGTGGGGCGGTGTCGTCGGCGATCACGGCTTTTGAGACTGGACAGATGCCTCATGGGTTTGTGCGGGATTTGGTGGAGCGGGTGACTCCGAGCGTGAATGCGGCGTATCGCAAGGGTGCCACGAGTGCTGATGAGATTGAGGCTGAGCATGTTCGTGCCACGGTGCATTTGTTGAGGCAGCGTTCTCGTCCGATTGCGAAGCGAATCGAGAATGGCTCTTTGGCGATTGTGGGGTTGGTGTACAAGCTCTCTGATGGTGCAGCGCAGGTGTTGGAGGTTGCTGGCCGTATCGACGGTTTGGAGTCGTCGGAGTGA
- the infA gene encoding translation initiation factor IF-1 yields MAKKDGVIEIEGTVVEALPNANFRVELTNGHKVLAHISGKMRQHYIRILPEDRVVVELSPYDLSRGRIVFRYR; encoded by the coding sequence ATGGCTAAAAAGGACGGAGTCATCGAGATCGAGGGCACCGTGGTGGAGGCGCTCCCTAACGCGAACTTCCGTGTGGAGCTCACCAACGGACACAAAGTTCTCGCTCATATTTCAGGGAAAATGCGCCAGCACTACATCAGGATCCTCCCTGAGGACCGCGTGGTCGTGGAGCTCAGCCCCTATGACCTATCCCGCGGCCGTATCGTTTTCCGCTACCGCTGA
- the truA gene encoding tRNA pseudouridine(38-40) synthase TruA, with protein sequence MRLRIDFAYDGTAFSGWAKQPGLRTVEGELTTALEKILRHDVRLVVAGRTDAGVHARGSVLHVDVEESAFHRLPGRSQRTPEAAAVTRLAAVLPADIVVRKVQQAPAGFDARFSALSRRYSYTLTDEPSELDPLQRHGIVVHKRQLDVSAMHLAAQQMLGLHDFAAYCKPREGATTIRNLLAYEWERRGPLVIGTIIADAFCHSMVRALVGGVVPVGEGKQTTDWPALVLGEHRRNPAVTVMPPHGLCLEEVRYPDDHQLSARAAAARCVRQLPE encoded by the coding sequence ATGAGGTTGCGAATCGACTTCGCCTATGACGGTACTGCTTTCTCGGGGTGGGCTAAGCAGCCAGGATTACGCACTGTCGAAGGAGAACTGACTACAGCGCTCGAAAAAATACTGCGTCATGACGTACGTCTTGTCGTAGCTGGACGCACAGACGCAGGAGTTCATGCTCGTGGGTCGGTACTACACGTAGATGTTGAAGAGTCAGCTTTCCATCGATTGCCAGGACGGTCGCAACGCACACCGGAAGCTGCTGCTGTTACTCGCTTAGCTGCTGTACTGCCAGCCGATATCGTCGTTCGCAAGGTTCAGCAGGCGCCGGCAGGGTTTGATGCTCGTTTCTCGGCGTTGTCGAGAAGGTACTCCTACACCCTTACTGATGAGCCATCAGAATTAGATCCGTTACAGCGGCACGGAATTGTCGTGCATAAGCGACAGTTGGATGTTTCTGCCATGCATTTGGCGGCCCAGCAGATGCTGGGTTTGCATGACTTTGCTGCGTACTGCAAGCCGCGAGAAGGGGCCACCACGATACGCAACCTGTTGGCGTATGAGTGGGAACGTCGTGGCCCGCTAGTGATAGGCACGATCATTGCCGATGCGTTTTGCCACTCGATGGTGCGTGCCTTGGTTGGGGGAGTCGTACCTGTGGGGGAGGGTAAGCAAACGACGGATTGGCCAGCACTCGTGCTTGGAGAACATCGAAGGAACCCAGCGGTGACGGTGATGCCGCCGCACGGCCTGTGTTTAGAAGAAGTTCGTTATCCGGATGACCATCAGCTTTCGGCTCGTGCTGCAGCTGCTCGATGTGTTCGACAGCTGCCTGAGTGA
- the rplM gene encoding 50S ribosomal protein L13 has protein sequence MRTYTPKPGDIERSWHIIDATDVVLGRLASQAAQLLRGKHKPTFAPHIDTGDFVIIINADKVALTGNKAEQKKAYSHSGFPGGLRATSYTELLAKNPERAVEKAIRGMLPKNSLARQQMSKLKVYAGSEHPHQAQRPVPYEISQVAQ, from the coding sequence GTGCGTACTTACACCCCGAAGCCGGGCGACATTGAGCGCTCCTGGCACATCATCGACGCTACCGATGTTGTGCTCGGTCGTCTCGCCTCGCAGGCGGCGCAGCTCCTGCGCGGCAAGCACAAGCCGACGTTCGCGCCGCACATTGACACCGGTGACTTCGTCATCATCATCAACGCCGACAAGGTTGCTCTTACGGGCAACAAGGCTGAGCAGAAGAAGGCTTACAGCCACTCCGGGTTCCCCGGTGGTCTGCGCGCTACCAGCTACACCGAGCTGCTCGCCAAGAACCCCGAGCGTGCAGTGGAGAAAGCCATCCGTGGCATGCTCCCCAAGAACTCGCTCGCACGTCAGCAGATGAGCAAGCTCAAGGTGTACGCAGGCTCTGAGCACCCCCACCAGGCCCAGCGTCCGGTGCCCTACGAGATCTCGCAGGTCGCGCAGTAA
- the rplQ gene encoding 50S ribosomal protein L17 has product MPTPTKGRRVGGSPAHERLILSNLATALFQHDRITTTAAKAKRLRPLAERMVTFAKRGDLHARRQVMTVVRDKGAVHRLFTEIAPDMANREGGYTRTTKIGNRKGDNAPMVVIELVREPMSAKQATVAEAEAATKRSVKEQAAAEETSASEAAESSEA; this is encoded by the coding sequence ATGCCTACGCCTACTAAAGGCCGTCGCGTCGGCGGTAGCCCCGCCCACGAGCGCCTCATCCTCTCGAACTTGGCCACCGCCTTGTTCCAGCACGACCGCATCACCACCACCGCTGCCAAGGCCAAGCGCCTGCGCCCCTTGGCTGAGCGCATGGTCACATTTGCCAAGCGTGGTGACCTGCACGCTCGCCGTCAGGTCATGACTGTTGTCCGTGACAAGGGCGCTGTGCACCGCCTCTTCACGGAGATCGCGCCTGACATGGCAAACCGCGAGGGTGGCTACACCCGCACGACCAAGATCGGTAACCGTAAGGGCGACAACGCTCCTATGGTGGTTATCGAGCTGGTTCGCGAGCCGATGTCCGCTAAGCAAGCCACGGTCGCTGAAGCCGAGGCTGCAACCAAGCGCTCTGTCAAAGAGCAGGCTGCTGCCGAAGAGACCTCTGCTTCCGAAGCCGCGGAGTCTAGCGAGGCCTGA
- a CDS encoding ArsR/SmtB family transcription factor: protein MTTPTDPTDNGHPLPHPAEIDQISLRTLAHPMRSRILAELRSIGRATSADLAKALDTSTGVTSYHLRALANAGLITTSERNGRRRYWILTTENRIIDTSEEDPADEASAEWLARDYAAYFGTKVQNWISHTSQWPPTWQELCGLEDRLVLVTDTQLAALQEEIAAVLDRYRRVGAGNPTAKRVTFYTCALPVDAPPRP, encoded by the coding sequence ATGACTACCCCTACCGACCCCACCGACAACGGCCATCCCCTCCCCCACCCCGCAGAAATTGACCAAATATCACTACGCACTCTTGCCCACCCCATGCGATCTCGCATCCTCGCCGAACTACGCAGCATTGGACGAGCCACCTCCGCAGACCTCGCCAAAGCCCTGGACACAAGCACCGGCGTGACCAGCTACCACCTACGCGCCCTAGCTAACGCAGGACTCATCACTACCAGCGAACGCAACGGCCGCCGCCGATACTGGATCCTGACTACAGAAAATCGCATCATCGACACTTCCGAAGAAGATCCCGCCGATGAAGCCTCCGCCGAATGGCTCGCCCGTGACTACGCCGCCTACTTCGGCACCAAAGTCCAAAACTGGATTAGCCACACCTCACAGTGGCCACCTACCTGGCAGGAACTATGTGGGCTTGAAGACCGACTTGTTCTTGTCACCGATACTCAACTTGCCGCACTCCAAGAAGAAATCGCTGCCGTCCTTGACCGATACCGCCGTGTCGGAGCAGGAAACCCTACTGCTAAACGCGTCACTTTCTACACCTGCGCGCTGCCTGTTGACGCTCCCCCACGACCCTAA
- the rpsK gene encoding 30S ribosomal protein S11 — protein sequence MPPKSRQAGGAKKVRRKEKKNVAHGQAHIKSTFNNTIVSITDPTGAVVSWASAGQVGFKGSRKSTPFAAQMAAEAAARRAMDHGMRKVDVFVKGPGSGRETAIRSLTATGLEVGAISDVTPTPHNGVRPPKRRRV from the coding sequence ATGCCTCCCAAGAGCCGTCAGGCTGGTGGCGCCAAAAAGGTGCGCCGCAAAGAGAAGAAGAATGTTGCCCACGGGCAAGCTCACATCAAGAGCACATTCAACAACACGATCGTTTCGATCACCGACCCAACAGGCGCGGTTGTCTCCTGGGCATCTGCTGGCCAAGTTGGATTCAAGGGCTCCCGTAAGTCCACCCCCTTCGCCGCGCAGATGGCTGCCGAAGCTGCTGCCCGCCGCGCGATGGACCACGGTATGCGTAAGGTTGACGTTTTCGTCAAAGGTCCTGGCTCCGGCCGCGAGACAGCTATTCGCTCGCTGACCGCAACTGGCTTGGAAGTTGGCGCCATCAGTGACGTCACCCCCACGCCGCACAACGGTGTCCGTCCGCCCAAGCGCCGCCGCGTCTGA
- the rpsD gene encoding 30S ribosomal protein S4, with protein sequence MARYTGPITKKSRRLKTDLVGGDKNFENRPFPPGQHGRGRIQEKEYLSQLQEKQKARFTYGVMERQFRNYYEEAARRPGKTGANLLQILESRLDNVVYRAGLARTRRAARQLVTHGHFLVNGQRVDVPSYRVSQYDIIEWREQSRSKFPFEVAEDLYGERVVPAWMKVVPGSLQVLIHQLPVREQIDTVLTEQLIVELYSKN encoded by the coding sequence ATGGCCCGTTACACCGGTCCGATTACGAAAAAGTCCCGTCGCCTGAAGACCGACCTCGTCGGTGGCGATAAGAACTTCGAGAACCGCCCATTCCCTCCCGGACAGCACGGCCGTGGCCGTATCCAGGAGAAGGAATACCTCTCGCAGTTGCAGGAAAAGCAGAAAGCACGCTTTACCTACGGAGTTATGGAACGTCAGTTCCGTAACTACTACGAGGAAGCGGCACGTCGCCCCGGAAAAACCGGTGCAAACCTGCTTCAGATCCTTGAATCTCGTCTAGACAACGTCGTTTACCGTGCCGGTTTGGCACGTACACGTCGTGCTGCACGTCAGCTCGTCACCCACGGCCACTTCCTGGTCAACGGTCAGCGCGTAGACGTGCCGAGCTACCGAGTGAGCCAGTACGACATCATCGAATGGCGTGAGCAGAGCCGCAGCAAGTTCCCGTTCGAGGTCGCCGAAGACCTGTACGGCGAGCGTGTGGTTCCCGCGTGGATGAAGGTCGTTCCAGGTTCCCTGCAGGTGCTTATCCACCAGCTGCCAGTTCGTGAGCAGATCGACACGGTCCTCACCGAGCAGCTGATCGTTGAGCTCTACTCGAAGAACTAA
- the glmM gene encoding phosphoglucosamine mutase yields the protein MARLFGTDGVRGLANRDITAELALSLATAAAHELFEHRCSNNTGRMTAVVGRDPRASGEFLSAAVIAGLASAGVDVYDAGVVPTPATAFLTKDMNADLGVMLSASHNAMPDNGIKFFTSQGFKLDDAIEDAIEARLGQEWERPTGFRVGRVRPLTDANSRYVAHLLTALPHRLDGLKIVVDAAHGAASVVSPQAFRAAGAKVKVIGGEPDGLNINDGYGSTHLEMLQTAVVEHKADLGIAHDGDADRCLAVDHTGAPVDGDQIMAILAIGAKEFGSLANDTLVATVMSNLGLFKAMEANGITVRKTAVGDRYVLEDMLANGHTLGGEQSGHVILLDHASTGDGTLTGLTLAARVAQTGRTLRDLASVVQRLPQSLINVKDVDKNAVETNEAVAEAIRQAEADLGDSGRVLLRKSGTEPVVRVMVEAATSEEAASVATSLAEVVRRELAL from the coding sequence ATGGCGAGACTGTTTGGAACTGACGGAGTCCGAGGACTCGCAAACCGCGACATCACCGCTGAACTTGCGTTATCGCTAGCTACAGCTGCTGCGCACGAGCTATTCGAGCACCGCTGCAGCAACAACACTGGCCGGATGACAGCTGTGGTCGGCCGCGACCCCCGCGCATCTGGTGAATTCCTCTCCGCAGCAGTAATCGCCGGGCTGGCCTCTGCAGGAGTAGACGTCTATGACGCAGGCGTGGTTCCCACACCTGCTACGGCATTCCTCACTAAAGACATGAATGCTGACCTTGGCGTCATGTTGTCTGCGAGCCACAACGCGATGCCAGACAATGGCATCAAATTCTTCACATCCCAAGGCTTCAAACTCGACGACGCCATCGAAGACGCCATCGAAGCCAGACTGGGCCAAGAATGGGAACGCCCCACCGGATTCCGAGTCGGTCGGGTACGCCCCCTCACAGACGCAAACTCGCGATACGTCGCTCACCTGCTCACTGCGCTGCCACACCGCCTCGACGGCCTCAAAATCGTCGTCGACGCTGCCCACGGCGCCGCCAGCGTTGTCTCCCCACAGGCATTCCGCGCAGCCGGAGCCAAAGTCAAAGTTATCGGTGGAGAACCCGACGGCCTCAACATCAACGACGGCTACGGATCCACGCACCTAGAAATGCTGCAAACCGCGGTCGTGGAACACAAAGCAGACCTCGGCATTGCCCACGACGGTGACGCTGACCGCTGCCTTGCCGTAGACCACACTGGCGCACCCGTCGACGGTGACCAGATCATGGCCATCCTGGCCATCGGAGCCAAAGAATTCGGCTCACTTGCCAACGACACCCTCGTCGCAACAGTTATGAGCAACCTGGGCCTGTTCAAAGCAATGGAAGCCAACGGCATCACAGTTCGCAAAACAGCAGTAGGTGACCGTTACGTCCTCGAAGACATGCTCGCCAACGGCCATACCCTCGGCGGTGAGCAGTCCGGCCACGTCATCCTCCTGGACCACGCCAGCACCGGCGACGGTACCCTCACCGGCCTCACTTTGGCCGCACGCGTCGCCCAAACTGGCCGCACCTTGCGAGACCTCGCATCTGTGGTGCAGCGCCTACCGCAATCACTCATCAACGTTAAAGACGTCGACAAAAACGCCGTCGAAACCAACGAAGCAGTCGCCGAAGCTATTCGCCAGGCCGAAGCCGACCTCGGCGACTCAGGGCGCGTACTACTACGCAAATCAGGTACTGAACCAGTTGTCCGCGTCATGGTAGAAGCAGCAACCAGCGAAGAAGCTGCATCGGTAGCCACCTCACTAGCCGAAGTGGTCCGACGCGAACTCGCCCTCTAA
- the rpsI gene encoding 30S ribosomal protein S9, whose protein sequence is MDAQLDENEPALSSYTTESSEAPAQAATGERPSASAPGAATGRRKQAIARVRIVPGSGQWKINGRGLDDYFPNKVHQQIVNEPFKVLELEGAYDVLVRVAGGGPSGQAGAIRLGIARSLNGIDVDLNRPGLKKAGLLSRDARVPERKKAGLKKARKAPQYSKR, encoded by the coding sequence ATGGACGCCCAGCTCGACGAGAACGAGCCGGCTCTTTCCAGCTACACCACCGAGTCCAGCGAAGCTCCGGCACAGGCCGCCACGGGCGAGCGCCCCTCGGCTTCGGCCCCCGGCGCTGCCACCGGCCGCCGCAAGCAGGCCATCGCCCGCGTGCGCATCGTCCCCGGCTCTGGCCAGTGGAAGATCAACGGCCGTGGCCTTGATGACTACTTCCCGAACAAGGTTCACCAGCAGATCGTCAACGAGCCCTTCAAGGTGCTCGAGCTCGAAGGCGCATACGACGTTCTCGTGCGCGTTGCTGGTGGTGGCCCCTCCGGTCAGGCCGGTGCGATCCGTCTTGGCATCGCCCGTAGCCTCAACGGCATTGACGTTGACCTGAACCGTCCTGGCCTCAAGAAAGCCGGACTGCTCAGCCGCGACGCTCGCGTTCCCGAGCGCAAGAAGGCTGGTCTCAAGAAGGCCCGCAAGGCGCCTCAGTACAGCAAGCGCTGA
- a CDS encoding DNA-directed RNA polymerase subunit alpha, whose translation MLIAQRPVLTEDVVSPTRSRFVIEPLEPGFGYTLGNSLRRTLLSSIPGASVTSIRIDGVLHEFSTIPGVKEDVTELILNIKGIIVSSDHDEPVVMYLRKQGPGVVTAADIAPPAGVEVHNPELEIATLNEDGKLEMELTVERGRGYVSAHQNKAVETEIGRIPVDSIYSPVLAVTYKVEATRVEQRTDFDKLIVDVETKRSMAPRDALASAGMTLVELFGLARELNVEAEGIDMGPSPTDAALAADLALPIEELDLTVRSYNCLKREGIHTVGELVGRSEADLLDIRNFGAKSIDEVTQKLTGMGLALKDSPPGFDPAALGDRFDEDAAFSDGEQY comes from the coding sequence GTGCTGATCGCACAGCGCCCTGTCCTCACTGAGGACGTGGTTTCGCCCACGCGTTCCCGGTTCGTCATTGAACCGCTTGAGCCAGGCTTTGGGTACACACTCGGTAACTCGCTTCGCCGGACGCTTTTGTCGAGCATCCCTGGAGCATCCGTTACCAGCATCCGGATCGACGGTGTTCTCCATGAGTTCTCTACAATCCCAGGGGTTAAAGAGGACGTCACGGAACTGATCCTCAACATCAAGGGGATCATTGTCAGCAGCGATCACGACGAGCCTGTCGTGATGTACCTGCGCAAGCAGGGCCCCGGTGTAGTGACTGCAGCGGACATTGCTCCGCCAGCAGGAGTCGAGGTGCACAACCCCGAACTCGAGATCGCCACCCTCAATGAGGACGGCAAGCTCGAGATGGAGCTGACAGTCGAACGTGGCCGTGGATATGTGTCCGCCCACCAAAACAAGGCAGTCGAGACCGAGATTGGCCGTATTCCGGTTGACTCGATCTACTCCCCAGTGCTGGCCGTGACCTACAAGGTTGAGGCCACGCGTGTGGAGCAGCGTACCGACTTCGACAAATTGATCGTTGATGTCGAAACGAAGCGCAGCATGGCACCTCGCGATGCACTTGCTTCTGCAGGCATGACGCTTGTCGAGCTCTTCGGACTTGCTCGGGAGCTCAACGTCGAGGCCGAAGGTATCGACATGGGTCCCTCGCCGACTGACGCCGCCTTGGCAGCTGATCTCGCCCTTCCCATCGAGGAACTCGACTTGACTGTCCGCTCCTACAACTGCCTCAAGCGTGAGGGCATCCACACCGTGGGTGAGTTGGTTGGGCGCAGCGAAGCAGATCTCCTTGACATCCGTAACTTCGGTGCCAAGTCCATTGACGAGGTCACCCAGAAGCTGACAGGCATGGGACTGGCTCTCAAAGACAGCCCGCCCGGATTCGACCCAGCCGCCTTGGGCGACCGCTTCGATGAAGATGCCGCATTCAGCGACGGTGAGCAGTACTGA